Proteins from a single region of Apium graveolens cultivar Ventura chromosome 7, ASM990537v1, whole genome shotgun sequence:
- the LOC141674398 gene encoding uncharacterized protein LOC141674398: MLKWVVELGQFDLEYMPRTVIKGQALADFLLEFDYAVDDKALVVFQPHHNEESLEEFPHPWWILHIDGAVNNGGAGAGIVIMSPEGHHLMSAIHFKFYATNNDAEYEALINVLKIFLEMGVRNLITRSDSELVVNQVNGGFQARGPQTKLYLRCTQCLIGKFKEVRLECVPREKKINADALEKMGSQQEAVLLGSIPLKIQEIPSIPEVELMQVDEAPKETWMTPILSYIHKGILPEDKFKARRLRYQAARYVVYDVVLYKRGFNQPLLKCGDEEEGNYILREVHEGIYGNHSRGNSLAMKILRQGYYWPTMKEDAVNFVKACDRCQRFANYSSMSATL, from the coding sequence ATGTTGAAATGGGTTGTGGAGTTGGGACAATTTGACTTGGAATACATGCCCCGGACAGTAATTAAAGGGCAAGCCCTAGCCGATTTTTTGTTGGAATTTGATTATGCTGTTGATGATAAGGCTTTGGTAGTGTTCCAGCCCCATCATAATGAGGAATCTCTAGAAGAGTTCCCACATCCCTGGTGGATCTTGCATATAGATGGGGcagttaacaatggaggagcaggtgCGGGCATAGTAATCATGTCTCCGGAAGGCCATCATCTAATGAGTGCAATTCACTTCAAGTTTTATGCAACGaataatgatgcggagtatgaAGCATTGATTAATGTCCTAAAGATCTTTTTGGAAATGGGAGTGCGAAACCTAATTACGAGGAGTGACTCAGAGCTGGTGGTAAATCAGGTGAATGGGGGGTTTCAAGCTCGAGGACCGCAGACAAAACTGTACTTGAGATGTACGCAGTGCCTGATTGGAAAGTTCAAAGAGGTGAGGTTGGAATGTGTACCGCGGGAGAAGAAAATTAACGCGGATGCCCTGGAAAAAATGGGGTCGCAGCAGGAAGCTGTGTTGTTGGGATCTATACCCCTAAAAATCCAGGAGATTCCTAGTATCCCGGAGGTAGAGCTGATGCAAGTGGATGAGGCACCCAAGGAAACGTGGATGACGCCCATTCTCTCTTATATCCACAAGGGAATACTCCCCGAGGATAAGTTCAAGGCTCGACGACTCCGCTACCAGGCTGCAAGGTATGTGGTGTATGATGTAGTTCTGTATAAGAGAGGCTTCAACCAACCGCTGCTTAAATGTGgtgatgaagaagaaggaaattacatctTAAGGGAGGTACATGAAGGGATTTATGGTAATCACTCGAGGGGTAACTCGTTGGCGATGAAAATTTTACGCCAAGGATACTATTGGCCTACGATGAAAGAAGATGCTGTGAATTTTGTTAAAGCATGCGATCGCTGCCAACGCTTTGCAAATTACTCATCTATGTCAGCGACACTCTAG